From the Rhodococcus sp. NBC_00297 genome, one window contains:
- a CDS encoding quinone oxidoreductase family protein has product MRAVLVTRTGGPDVLDVTDVPDPVPGPADLLVRVQASGINYIDTYFRSGSYPRELPYVPGDEGTGVVEQVGSEVSGFSVGDRVAWAAAPGSYAELVRVPAASAIAVPAGVDPPQAASVLLQGMTAHYLIESTYPVRSGDVVLVHAGAGGVGLILTQLVTAKGATVITTVSTDEKEALSREAGATHVLRYDDDIPSRVRDITDGVGVAAVYDGVGASTFDASLESVRIRGTVALFGAASGPVPPVDPQRLNKAGSVFLTRPTLAHHIRDRAELEWRGGDVVRALADGTLTVRVEHRYPLEQARQAHIDLESRRTAGSIVLEP; this is encoded by the coding sequence ATGCGCGCTGTACTCGTGACCAGAACCGGCGGACCCGACGTCCTCGACGTGACCGACGTCCCCGATCCGGTACCCGGCCCGGCCGATCTCCTGGTCCGGGTCCAGGCCTCCGGGATCAACTACATCGACACGTACTTCCGCAGCGGGTCCTACCCGCGGGAGCTGCCGTACGTCCCGGGCGACGAGGGCACCGGCGTCGTCGAGCAGGTGGGCTCGGAGGTGTCCGGGTTCTCGGTCGGCGACCGCGTCGCATGGGCCGCAGCGCCCGGGAGCTACGCCGAACTCGTGCGGGTCCCGGCCGCCTCTGCCATCGCGGTGCCGGCGGGTGTGGATCCCCCTCAGGCGGCATCCGTGCTGCTCCAGGGCATGACGGCGCACTATCTGATCGAGTCGACGTACCCCGTGCGGTCCGGCGACGTGGTGCTGGTGCATGCCGGCGCGGGCGGAGTCGGGCTGATTCTCACGCAGCTCGTCACGGCGAAGGGCGCGACGGTGATCACCACCGTGTCCACCGACGAGAAGGAGGCGTTGTCGCGCGAAGCAGGCGCGACTCACGTTCTCCGCTACGACGACGACATCCCGTCACGCGTGCGCGACATCACCGACGGTGTCGGCGTCGCGGCGGTGTACGACGGCGTCGGTGCCTCGACGTTCGACGCGAGCCTCGAGAGCGTGCGCATCCGCGGGACAGTGGCCCTCTTCGGTGCCGCGAGCGGGCCGGTACCGCCGGTGGACCCGCAGCGCCTCAACAAGGCCGGCTCGGTGTTCCTGACCCGCCCCACCCTCGCGCATCACATCCGCGACCGGGCAGAGCTGGAATGGCGCGGCGGAGACGTGGTGCGCGCGCTGGCGGACGGAACCCTGACGGTCCGAGTCGAGCATCGCTATCCGCTCGAGCAGGCCCGGCAGGCGCACATCGACCTGGAGAGCCGGCGGACGGCGGGATCGATCGTGCTGGAACCCTGA
- a CDS encoding COX15/CtaA family protein, which produces MLSRAYFSVVDRLPVPSVRVQRIIAFVVILTQGGISVTGAVVRVTGSGLGCPTWPQCFPGSFTPVGVSEVPVLHQAVEFGNRMLTFAVVLTAAAIVLAVTRARRRREVVVYAWLMPAGTVLQAGVGGITVLTGLLWWTVAVHLVISMLMVWLATLLFHKIGEKDEGVSVPAVPAPLRWLTVLSAVLLAGVLVAGTMVTGAGPHAGDADVARLEVEIVTLVHLHAELLVGYLALLVGLTFAVYAVSPSGASAIKKRLQVVIAIVVAQACVGIVQYFTDVPAALVAVHVAGAAAATAATAALWVSLRERETVPAAEDTDVTSPRLARAD; this is translated from the coding sequence GTGCTCTCCCGTGCGTACTTCTCCGTGGTCGACCGCCTCCCGGTCCCCTCCGTTCGCGTCCAGCGAATCATCGCGTTCGTCGTGATCCTGACGCAGGGCGGTATCTCGGTGACGGGCGCCGTGGTCCGGGTGACGGGCTCCGGGCTCGGGTGCCCCACGTGGCCGCAGTGTTTCCCCGGCAGCTTCACGCCCGTCGGCGTGTCCGAGGTGCCCGTCCTGCACCAGGCGGTCGAGTTCGGCAACCGCATGCTCACCTTCGCCGTGGTCCTCACCGCGGCTGCCATCGTACTGGCGGTGACACGGGCACGGCGCCGCCGCGAGGTGGTCGTCTACGCGTGGCTCATGCCTGCGGGCACGGTGCTGCAGGCCGGCGTCGGCGGCATCACGGTGCTCACCGGGCTGCTGTGGTGGACCGTGGCGGTGCACCTCGTGATCTCGATGCTGATGGTCTGGCTCGCGACGTTGCTGTTCCACAAGATCGGTGAGAAGGACGAGGGCGTCTCGGTACCCGCCGTGCCCGCGCCGCTGCGGTGGTTGACCGTGCTGTCTGCGGTCCTTCTCGCCGGAGTTCTGGTGGCGGGCACCATGGTCACCGGCGCGGGACCGCATGCCGGTGACGCGGACGTGGCTCGGCTCGAGGTGGAGATCGTCACGCTGGTGCACCTGCACGCCGAACTTCTGGTGGGGTACCTGGCGCTGCTGGTGGGGCTCACGTTCGCCGTCTACGCCGTCAGTCCGTCCGGAGCCTCGGCCATCAAGAAGCGTCTGCAGGTGGTCATCGCGATCGTCGTCGCCCAGGCGTGCGTCGGCATCGTCCAGTACTTCACCGACGTCCCTGCGGCCCTCGTGGCCGTCCACGTCGCCGGTGCTGCCGCGGCCACGGCCGCCACGGCCGCTCTCTGGGTGTCTCTGCGGGAGCGGGAGACCGTGCCGGCAGCCGAGGACACCGACGTGACCTCGCCGCGGCTGGCCCGCGCGGACTGA